In Syngnathus scovelli strain Florida chromosome 16, RoL_Ssco_1.2, whole genome shotgun sequence, the genomic stretch caaaaacatgtcATGTAAATTACAGTGAATATACAGtcaccttctttttcttcttctttttcttctccttgAGAGCTTGCGCAGCTTTGTGAGCTCGCACCAGGTCAGTGAGGTTGGCCACATATTCATCCGTCTGCTGCAAGAGGTAGGCCAGACGCTTATCTTTCTTCTGGTCGATAAGTTTACGATAGCCCTCCTCATCTTCGGCCTGATGGGTGAAAATAAGGCGATGAATGCACTCACTGAAATTCATTGAAACTTAATATTTGCATTAATTTTTTTGAGTGACATCTCACCATCAGCCTCCGCATTCGCTCTTTCTCAATGCGCTCGTTCTCTTTCTTCTGCTCACGCTCAGTGTTTGCATGGTAGGTGGCGATGGCTTTGGTGGCCTTCTGGATCTTTGCAGTGATGGATCGATGGTACTCCTTAAAGTCCTTGGCGTGCTGCAGGATGCTGTTGAGGTATTCCTATGGACAATAGAAAAGACCAGAAGCTCAATTTTACCCTCAACTTTGTACTCGATCTCCAATcccttaaaaacttaaaatataACGCATACCTGGTGTTTCTGTCGACGTTTCCGCTCTTGTTCAATCTTCTGTTGTTTTTCAAGCTTCTCCGTGATACGTGCCTCACGTAAAGACTGGCGCTTGCTGCGCTTGTAGGCCTTGGCATTAAGAGCAGTTTCTAGAGCAGTGTCGCGACGCATGCAGACAACCACCTCTTGGCGtagctggagaaaaaaaaaatccaaaacaaatATGTAAATTTCGCTAGCAGTTGTGTGGGGGTTTGATAAATGTAGTTCATCAGCAGGCGTACCTGTCTCTGAAAGTTAAGCAACCTGAGGGCTTTAAGTTCGATGGTCGCTTTGGTACGTAGGTCACCTGCAAGGGAACCAGGTAGGTTCTCCAGTTCCTGAATACGGTGAGCAATACGGGCTTGTAGCCTGCAAAAAAATGAGCATGTACACCTTTTAGAATATCTAGTAAGTGCAACCAAAACTGTGGAAATGACTGGTAGCAAGATAGCATTCAGTTGAGCGGAGACCATATGTTCTCACCTGTATTCCCTCTCCTGGAGGATTTCCACTGGGTCCAGCCCTCTGGGTTTTTGGATAGGGGTTATGCGATTCTGTTTCTGATGAAGCATCATGGGAGGAGGCTGTGCAGGCtgaccaggagactgggtctgagGGGGCATTACTGGTGAGGCAGCAGGTGGCACAGAGGGAGGAGCAGGAGACGGTCTGCCTGTGGGCTGAGGAGGAATCAGCTTCTGAGGAGGATTGGATGGTGCAGCCGCATTCACCATTGGTCCTAGGAGAGAGGGACCAGTTGTGAAATCACACTATATTAGTGTATGGGTCAGAATTGAGACAAAATGTACCTTCAGGCCATGATTTAGGAGGTCCGTTGGCAGGCTGGCCTTGCATGCCTGGGGGAACTCCTGCTGGTCCAGGGGGTGGCATATTGGGACCAACCATGCCTGAAagcaaaattgtttttttatatacttcAACATTTCATCTCTTGATCCCTTTTCCTCTGCTTACCATGAGGTCTGTTGTAGTTGGCCTGAGCTGGTCCTGGCCCTGGTGCGCCTACAGGACCGGCAGAGGGGGGCATGTTGGGCATGGGCCTCTTCCCTTGCACGGCCATCTGCAGGTGATCTGGCAAAGGCTGACTGCGTGCCAGCATCTTGTAAGCCATAATTTGAGCCCTGAGTTGGTGCAACTGGTTCTGGTTGAAAGGCGTGGCTCCTGCTGAGCCCCCCGGTCCACCTACAGCCCCACCCGGTCCACCGGGACCTGGAGGACCTCCACGGTTCGGCTGACCCATTCCCTGATTAGGGTCACCGCTACCCTCCATTGGGCCAGCCACGGGACCAGATGGACCACCGGGCATCATGGAGCCAGATGGAGGACCGTTCGCTGGGACTGGGCTTGGTGCATGCTCCGAGCCTCCCAAAGGAGAGGGATAACCTTGGGAGCAAGAATGCAACAATTACATTGACCCTTTTGTTTTTGGAACAGCGATTTAATATGTTCAAACGCTGGCTGATACttcagaaagaaaaatggaagtcAGCCCTCTGGCTATCTGCTGCCAAATTTAAAACAAGAGGAAAAACCGGCTAGATGGGCTGCTGGTGTCTCTCTCCTTCACTCAACTTTTTACTGTCTGTCTGGTTGAGTGGCTTCTTGATTAGAACTATGTACATCTGTTCAAGGATAAacttttaaaatcaaattatACAATCTAATCTCCTGCTGATGCAATACCTTGGGAATGTTGGTCCATGGGGCTTGGTGGAGGTCCCATCCCACTGTGCCCTCCTGGTCTCATGCCCATGCCCTTCATTTGACTGTAGCGAGGGTCGTCGGGCATGACCTTCTCATGCATGGCATCCATTGGCTGCATTAAAGGTAGATCGTTTATACACAATATACTAAAATAACTGACTCATTTGACTCATGGCTTCTTTAATATATTCTGATCACTGCATCTTAAAAGCTGGGATAATAGTAAaatatcaaaagcttttttttggcATGCTATATACAGTCTTGTAATCAAAGAATTGACAATGTAAAATAACTTATGTACTTTGTGCATCTGGTGCATGTTTTCCTGAGGATATCCTGAGGGTCCCTGGGGAGGGTGTGGGTGTCCAGATCCAGGAGGTCCTGGACTGGGCCCCATCATACTATGGGCAGAGCCTGGGGAAGGACCTGGACTTGGTCCCATCATACCACCTGGAGATAGCCCTGGGCCTGGGGAGGGACCTGGCCGAGGTGTCCCTCCCATTGGGGGGTCAGGAGTGGACATCTCTCAGGGGAGAGTGGGGATGTAAGGCAGCAACTAGGAAGGACCCCTATgaagaacaacaaaataaaacagtaacCGTGAGAAAGGTTCACGTTTAACACCTATTAAAAAAATAGTTATAGGTCTTCAATAACAACATGGAAGGGTTCCTGCACCTTAACGAAAGttaaaaatcaaaactttagaTTACATTTGCAGTGTAAATAGTAAGCTTTAGATTCATCTTCAAAAATGTTCACTATATTAGCAAACCAGGAGACAATTGGCcaataaaaaaagacattataTTTGTTTATATTGGTGATCATAAATAATCCTATTCCGAAATAACAAGGCGTTTTCATAACGTAAGAAAATCGGGGTATTATTTGATTAATCTCTCCATAGTGGGTCGAACCCCCTTTAAAAAAGTCAACTCGGTCAGTCAGCGCAACTGAGCGACAGTTTAGAAGTTAAACCTGACAGATAAATCCACACTTTTAACAATCAAGTAGTGCAATGTCTTTACGTAAACACTTTCAATCGTTCGAGTAGATATTACTCTCAATTTTATTGTTATATTTAGCTAGGCTAACGTCTGATGGGCCTAGCTTCTTCCATTGTCAACGTTACTTTGTCTCGGTTCATAGAATTGTTCGTCTATAAGTCTATTTTTATATCAACTGTTTCAATAACACAATCATTAACGTCACACAGAAGCGTGCGTTCGAAAATGACATCCCACAAATTAGTATGCGCGGTAAAAACAAAACGAATCATTGCGATAACAACCCAAGTTTATATGATGAAGGGAGCTAACAAGCTAGCGGGTTAGCCGAGTTAGCCTAGCCGGCCATGCTTTTCCAGGCCAATTAGACAGAAAAATCATTTGGACCGAGCTATTTGTTTAAAATCTACAGCGAGTCAAAGTTTGGCGCATCCCTCGCCGCTTTCGTTGATTGATCCAAAGCGCCTCCCGTACCCTCAACTCTGCTCCGCTCAACACATTTCCAAATATAATTTTCATTCATTGCTCGCAGTCGCGCCACCGCCGGTTAACTGCGGTGTCCGTCTTTTCTCAAACATACCACGTCCTACAAACACCGATCCATCCTGGAATGATCTTGTCGTTCACAAATGTCCCCTCGTCAATCTAACAACATCGAAAGGGACTTACACGAACGGTGAACAGCGGTGTTGAAAATCTTGCCGGTCGCAAAGTCTCTTGGTTTTCCTCCCTACGAGAAAACAAAGAGCGACCTAccccagttgttttttttttttttttccctcaccccCCTCCTCGCTGAGTAAAATGGAACCGTCTGTACGACTCAACACCGCCCCCTTTCGCTCCCAGTGGGCAACGCATGCTCGAAACTGGAATGGGGGGATGgtatgaataataaaataaaaaaaaaagaaatacaaatcaagaCGATTATACAAGGAGACACTATTTTCAATTTTATAAACCTACTTGTGAAAAATGTACAGCACGGTAGAACACAGCCAGCAGTTTCTATTCCAAAAAATTACACAGGTAAaactatattaaaaatatacagCTTACATTTTCCCGAGGCCAGTTATAACACTTAAGGACACATAATCAGCTACATCCTTGACAACATTAGGCTATTTTAAATGTCACATGTTTACAATACTTTTCTTTCAAGAAACCAAATCACATGCTGCTGAAAAGTGAAATGTTGTCACAGGAACGCTTCTATATATAGTGTCCATTATTGCTAGTACAGCACTCGTTTTATGTTGTTGAATACAgtatgagaaaaataaaacatttcccCGAGTGTAACATGATTTGAACCTAAACCTCTAAACTATTAGGCATATTTTTCTTCAACCTACATCTGATGCTCGCTAATTTGGCTCACAATAGAACAAACTCATCCATGCTGTCACTAGTGTCGACCCTCTTCAACGTGGACTTCCTCTGGATATAAGTGATGGGATGGCTCTTGCTTTTGTCCTCTTCCACTCGACTATGACCTTCTGCAAATATAAACATGGGGTACGTCTCTGCAGATGTGGAGACAGCCTGGGGGACAGGGGAGACGGGTGTAACAAAACTACCAAATTCATGGTaatgaaatttttttaaaatgatctaGTTGCATGTAAATTTCCTCCACGTATCCACCTACCTCATCCACAACTCTGCAGAGCATTTCAAAGTCCTTTTGACCTTTTGCATAGAATCCAATGGTGCAGCTGGGATCCATGCGGGAAAAGGGCATTTTTCTCGGATATTTACAGTGAAATGACTGGAACATATAGAGATGAAAATTCAAAAAGCCATAGGTTGCCACAGCGAGGTTAGTATGACATTGAAGTATTTATTAAAAGATCTGAATCTGATGTTCAAAGACAGCAAAAAGAAGAGTAACAGCATTTGTGTTTACCTCTAAAGGAAAATTGCTTTTTGTGATATCCACTGTGGGTTGACAGTAATGAGGGTCCAAATACAACAGATGGTCATCTTCGACAAAGGAGAAGgtcagaagtaaaaaaaaaaaaaaaaaatcttcaaataGCTAATATAAATAATTCAAAGACTGGACATACCTTGGAATCCGACAAAGTAGAGCGAGTGCTTTGGTTTACCCCCGATGATACCGATGCAGTGTTCCAAGTTCAAGATTTTCTATTAATTAAGAAAAATAGAGGAAAGAACATTTTGTCGTTTGTAGACAGCAGACACATCCATGATTAGATTAAATTACCTTGACACAGGTGATATAAGCAGGATTGAGCTCTTGTCCTCCAAGCCGCACTGGCACCAGAAGGATGATGGCCTTCCAAGTCTGAATAGAACCAGCAGAGATCCCAGCAAGACGCCTTCCGCACAACTCTTTCACATCATCAATGTAGACTGGTTAAAACAAAAgagttacaaaaaaataaagcaagcTCACAACACTGTGTGTAAATTAACTGTGTATGTGTAAACAATTCAAGAAAAGTACTAACTGGTGCAATCTTGTGCAACATAGACAGCAAGATTGGGAAGGTCAGATGATGCTTCTGCAGcttttctaaaaaaataaaatacaattctgAGTAATGTACTGTTAGGTAACTAAGAGATGATCCACAATTGATTAATTACTGACCGCAGCATATGTGCCACAATTGAGGGGCCGTACCAGTCCCCTGCTTTTTTCCCTAAGCTTTTGCCAAACTCTACCAGCTGATGTATCCCAAAAGGAGCTGAGGGGTGATCGGCAAACCACGATACAATTTTTCTGTGTGTGGACTCCGTGCATCTATCCAGAAGGGAACCCAAACTCAGCTTTCGAACACATTTTCTGAGTCCTTGGGAGTTCTGTAAACACACTGCTCTGGCTTCAGAGCGGATGTCTAGGAGATCCATATCATCTTTGAACACATGGCTTGCGGAACAAGTCAAGCCTGGAaaagataaaaacaaaataatgaggTATATCAGAAAAGGTCCTGAGTGAGTTTGTGCTGTGTCACCTTGTGGAATCAGGTGTAAAAGCAGGCCTCGCGCTAACAACATCTGCCCTGTACGGAGAAGACATCCCCAGCCACTGTCAGTGGTCAGATAGCAGCCTGTCAGCTGAGGAAAACCTCGTCTGTATGTCAACCACAGGAGAGCAGCAAAGGAGAGGTGGAAGCACTCATTCTCCCCTGACATTGtaataaaaagataaaattaTATTATCTCGCAAAGAAATCAATCATCATGCTTTAAATTCAACCTCACCTCGATCCCTGATTTGATACAACTTTCCAAACATAATCACAGGAGAGCTCTTGCTCAAATTTGATTTCTGCTTAAAGGACCAGCCTAATAAATTAGAAACAAAACTTCAAGAGATCAAATCATAAAGAACACTTGTCATTGTAATGCAGATAAAACAAACCATATTTGACACTATTCCATGCTGAGAAGAACTTGGATTTGAGTTTGCTTCTTTCCTCCGTGTCTTCTCTGCACTCTTCTTCATGGTGGGGAGAAGCAGCTGAGATAGAAGGGACAAAGAGCCAGTCGTCCATGTATTCATCTGCAGGGGACTGACTCTCAGGGGAAGTCGAGGAGGGATTGAAGTTCATAAGCATCAGATTTGAACAAGACTGGGCATGAGGAAACACCCATGGTCGCCAGAGCAGCTAAATGAAGAACAAACATAGCAAAGCACCATATAAACCAGTACATGTTCATTTGACCAAACAAGTTATTTCTCCTAACCTCATAATGTGGATTGACGAATCAAATTGGATAACGAGCTATGGTAGTTAAGGGAGGGAAACCATGTGACTGCACCCTGTGACTCAAGGAATTTCAGATATTTACTTCCAGCACGGTCTATATCTTCTGCCCACAGCATCAAGGTTATGTCAAGGCACAGTTTGATACTGTTACGAATAAATTATCACTGTTGATAAACTATTATTAATATATTCATaaggaaatgaaaaatgaatacATGCATTCGTAGTTATGGTAAAATTATGTTttctgttttataaaataaaaaacggaaCGGAATGTGATAATATATATAAGCAAGAGCCTATTGCAACCACGAAGAGCGACGGCCCATAACATTGCAACTAATTATAGCTACTTGTTTACAAACATTGGGTTACCAAAgcacacaaacaaataaaatgcaCTGCATTGCTAATATGTGACATAGTTGTTTTTACCTTCTTTCggacattattatttttaaatctgtCAGTGAGGTTCAGAGAGATCGCATCGTTGATAGTATTTAGTATTGCGCAAATGAAATCTGCGGTTTCTACTTCCTTGTTTATAAGGCTAGCTGTAACGCGATTGGCTGATACTTAGCCAATGATCGTCCTCATTCTTCACGCCAGTCCAAGTTAATGAGTTGACAGAAAACAAACGAAAGATCATTTctgcagttttatttttttttatttttatagcaaCACACGAACTTAGAATACACATCCTCATGGCCATACCTAAAAATATGAATCACAGTCGATCAGAAACGAGTGTGGAACCATACAATGGACACACTATAAAACATGACTGGCAACTCCCATCTCATAATGACACGGTACATTTAATATCTAAATGCGAAGACAGTTATGCCCATTATAATTTTTAAAATTTCCACTCGTGTCAACTTGTATTAGTCTACCAAATGTTTGCACAGTAGTAAGCAATCGTGTCTGAGGTTCTTTTTCACTTGGCATACAAGTCCTCTTTGTACTCAATGTCGTTGACAACATTAATGATACGTTCATGACAACTCTACTGTTCTTATTTGACTAACAGTGACtttggaagtaaaaaaaaaaagtatagttaaatgtataaatacaattaaattccTTAACTGTGATATGGTTTGTAAACACTAGACaatatttgacaaaaaataaagtGCAACTGTTTAACGCAAAAACAAGTGATTCCACTCTCAACTACAAACATAGCAAATTGCATGAAATAAAGTGATAAGCTTAtatggaaaataaatacataaacgaaaaataaataacatcttCAACGACATTAGCCGTTGTGACCAGACATCCACAAGATGGCAGTGTAAGGCGTTTTACGCCACACAAGACCAAAATGTAACGGGGGGAAAAGTACACGTTTCTTTAAAAATGAACACACtcttgaaactatgtttggttaAAATTGCACACGAGGAGTTTTAAAGAGGAGATTTGGATTCCTTGACACAAGGGTAAAGAAACAAACACTCGGATTTTATCTTGAAAGGGAGTCCTCTGTTTACGACGGACTTCCGTTTCGCTAAACGACGCTAACGCAGTGGGAAAGTTATACTTTACGTGACAAAGACTTCTAAATAGATTCAACCTGTACCTCTTGAATTACAGAAATTGCCTAAAATCCCAACAAACTCGTCCATCAAATTGCATCCATCTACATGGCCAAATAATGAAACGTGCACATGTTCTTTGTACAATAGCATcacaatttcttcacattttttttgtgactaGACACAATAATAATTTTACACTTTGCATTGTGGCAATGCATGCGTTACTGAAGACTGTTTTTCTTTATGAAGTTGCAGTTATGAGGAGAAAACGCCGGTTTTTATCCCTTAAAAGTTTTTATCCTTACCCCTTGCATAAgataattatttaattaaacaGATCACTAAAAtacattgtttttgtgtgtgtgttgtagtcAGATGAAAACTGTTCAGAACATGTCACATGCATTCTTTTTCATGTACATTTAGCAGACGCCGATATTTTTTGTAAACAAATGAAAGCACATTCTTGCACAATAAATTATGAAATATAAAATGTATCATCTATCAGCATATGTAGAAAAACTCAATTTTTTAAGTTTATGACCATTCAGTCCTCAATAAGACAATTCACATACAATAGCAATTGCGCACGTCAAAAACGGAACACTTTGAAAGCAAAATAAATTTGCTTGCTTATTGCAACTACATTTTTTCTTTCCACCTCTACTGCTCGACGACACAATGTAAACTTGGTAATCCTGGACAGCTAAAGTGGCATTATTAGCACATTGCATAGTGTCCCTGTGCAAGTTCATCTCATTCTTAATCCCGCTGGAATTCAGCCCTTCAACCAATCAGAACACCAGCCAGGTCCTTTGACAAGTATTTCGGTATTTGGTCCAGGCTCTAGTAAgctactctttttttttatcgGTTACTTTTACAATGATTATATTTTATCACTCTGCTAACCGAACTTAACCAAACTAAATCAAATGGAATGTGGTTTGCATGTGGAGATGGatgcaaagttttttttcacagtgtttACTACCTTGTGgtcttcattatttttttttcttatctgctttttaaaatttctttgattttccatgcattttttttaaatatatctaGAACACACAATGACAAAGACATCCACGGGGGTTATATAATATGCTACAGTGCGTACACATTTTCAAACCGTAATtgatgcatctttttttttttaaggtgtcCCAAGTTTCAAATGGAGTTATTTCTTTTTAGGCGTTTGAATAAAAAGGTGTTATGATATGTTTGGGTGCTTCTACAGTAAAAGGCAATGCATTGGAGGTTTTGCTTCTTTTCTTCTCTTATCACGAATGATGTTTGGAGCCTCGAGTGTTTCCTTTATCCAACTGGAGAACACCACCGACAGATGTTTGAGCCCCACGGCGTCCGGATCCACTGGAAGCCTCCGCCTTTCCCGCTGAGCTGCTTCGTTTGTCCTCGTTTGACTTGGCCTTGGAAGAGTCTTGCGACCCCCCTTTCATTGGCCCAAGTACCGTTTTGGCAACGCTTGTGAGCTGCGTGACAAAGCTGCCTCTATCCCCAGGAGACATGGCGCGGGGCTTGCTGGAAAGAGGTGAAGATGCGTTAGAAGAGGGGGACATGGGGTTTTCTTCCAACACCTCCAGGTGTGCCTTGTCCTCCTTCACTCCCCGGTAGGTCTTTGACGCTCGCTCCACTTTGGAGCTGACAACACTGTGGACCTGCACTGGGGTAGGAACTGAAGGTGCAGGACCTTTAACCCTGGTGACCTCTGTTTTTTTATCTTCTTTCTCAACAGACTCTGTGGTTTTCCGCGGTTTGGATGATTCTGTAGATGATCCTTTGCGGCAGCCGTTTTTGTCGGCACCTGCCGTGTGTTTGGTTTTGTCTTCGGCATTCCCTAAAGCTTTAGTTGAAGAGACACTTTCGATGTGAGCATCCTTGAGTTTTCTCTCTTGCGGTTGGAGGCACTTAGTTGTCCCTGGAGTGGAGACTTTCTCACAAGGTTTGCTTTTGGAAACAGTCGCCTCACTAGTCATTGCATTTTGAGGTTTGAGCCCCTGTTTCGGCTTGGTGGGCGGAGCTACTGCTGAAGATGATGTGGTCTGAGTTACAGTGGAACTCTGTGGAGCCCCAGAGGTGGATAATGTTTTATTTGGGTCAGCGGTGGATTCACTTTTTATCGTTTTGGTGTCAGTTTTGGACCCAGTAATGTTTTTCTCCGTTTCTGCTAACATCGTGTCACGGCTAAGTGGTGATTCCTGCCTTCCCAACCTTCTAACAGGTTTCAAACTAATGATTTCCCCTCCCAGTGGTGGAgaaggggaggaagaggaggagggggatggTGGAGCAGGTCCATTTTCTCCTTCCATTTCAAGCAGACTCTGAAGGCTATGCTCGCAGTGGAAGGACTCTCTCCTGTAGTCCCCATGTGTGACCTCCAGACTATGCTTGCGCAGACTCACCCCTCCCGTCAGAGGAGAAGGTGAcgacgatgaggaggaggaggaaggcagaACAGGTCCTCCAAGCTTCTCTGCTGATTGCACTCGTTGCAGAAGGGGGGATCTGGGCGGCTCGGCGCTTTTGGGACGAGGACGGGCGACCGGAGGCGACGAGTGTAGCTTGACGGGGAATATCTGCGTGGTGTTGGAGCTGCCTACCGTGTGGCCGCTGAGAGGCGGAGGAGAAGATGTGGTAGGGGAGGGGGTGTGGGCTAAAGGCGATAAGGGGATGTTGCCGGCCGATTTGCAGCGAGCAGAGCGGTACTGGCGGTGAAGTT encodes the following:
- the LOC125984136 gene encoding cysteine protease atg4da, with the protein product MLMNFNPSSTSPESQSPADEYMDDWLFVPSISAASPHHEEECREDTEERSKLKSKFFSAWNSVKYGWSFKQKSNLSKSSPVIMFGKLYQIRDRGENECFHLSFAALLWLTYRRGFPQLTGCYLTTDSGWGCLLRTGQMLLARGLLLHLIPQGLTCSASHVFKDDMDLLDIRSEARAVCLQNSQGLRKCVRKLSLGSLLDRCTESTHRKIVSWFADHPSAPFGIHQLVEFGKSLGKKAGDWYGPSIVAHMLRKAAEASSDLPNLAVYVAQDCTIYIDDVKELCGRRLAGISAGSIQTWKAIILLVPVRLGGQELNPAYITCVKKILNLEHCIGIIGGKPKHSLYFVGFQDDHLLYLDPHYCQPTVDITKSNFPLESFHCKYPRKMPFSRMDPSCTIGFYAKGQKDFEMLCRVVDEAVSTSAETYPMFIFAEGHSRVEEDKSKSHPITYIQRKSTLKRVDTSDSMDEFVLL